From the Butyrivibrio fibrisolvens genome, one window contains:
- the coaBC gene encoding bifunctional phosphopantothenoylcysteine decarboxylase/phosphopantothenate--cysteine ligase CoaBC, with product MLENKTVVLGVTGSIAAYKAANLASMLKKEGADVHVIMTKNAINFINPITFETLTGNKCLTDTFDRNFEFSVEHVSLAKRADIIAIAPASADIIAKCSHGIADDMLTTTVLASTCPKLIVPAMNTRMYENSITQENLEHLKEHGFAIMTPESGYLACGDSGKGRFPKEELILEEILYHCAFEKDLSGKKVLITAGPTREALDPVRFITNYSTGKMGYALAKAAMLRGADVSLVSGPVNIQAPSHINLIRISSAKELFEQTTKRASDADIVIATAAVADYRPQTIADNKIRKEDIFKDNTDSINSSNNTNSISTKDNTITLTLERTEDTLSWIGQHKKSDQILCGFAMETEDLEAHAKDKLDRKNLDLICANNVKVEGAGFGVDTNVITVITKDGIDHLPLMSKFDAANAILDRCKK from the coding sequence ATGTTAGAAAACAAAACAGTTGTACTGGGCGTTACAGGCAGTATCGCCGCTTACAAAGCTGCAAATCTTGCAAGTATGCTCAAAAAAGAAGGTGCAGATGTTCATGTCATAATGACAAAGAACGCTATCAACTTTATAAATCCCATCACCTTCGAAACCTTAACCGGCAATAAGTGCCTCACAGACACATTTGACCGAAATTTTGAATTCTCAGTAGAACACGTATCACTTGCAAAAAGAGCTGATATCATAGCCATAGCTCCTGCAAGTGCAGATATTATCGCCAAGTGCTCACATGGAATAGCTGATGACATGCTAACTACAACAGTTCTTGCATCAACATGTCCAAAACTCATAGTCCCTGCCATGAATACCCGAATGTATGAAAATAGTATAACTCAGGAGAATCTTGAACATCTTAAGGAGCACGGCTTTGCCATCATGACACCAGAATCAGGCTACCTTGCTTGCGGAGACAGTGGCAAAGGCCGCTTCCCCAAGGAAGAGCTGATACTTGAAGAGATCCTGTATCACTGCGCTTTTGAAAAAGACCTGTCCGGCAAAAAAGTCCTGATAACAGCAGGTCCTACAAGAGAAGCCCTTGACCCTGTCCGCTTCATAACTAACTATTCAACCGGAAAAATGGGATACGCCTTAGCTAAGGCTGCTATGCTTAGAGGCGCAGATGTCTCTCTTGTATCAGGCCCCGTTAATATACAGGCTCCTTCACATATAAATCTCATCCGTATCTCAAGTGCTAAAGAACTCTTCGAACAGACTACCAAAAGAGCATCTGATGCAGATATAGTAATAGCAACTGCTGCTGTAGCAGACTATAGACCTCAGACAATCGCTGACAATAAGATTCGTAAGGAAGATATATTCAAAGATAATACTGATAGTATAAATTCCAGCAATAATACTAATAGTATATCAACTAAAGATAATACTATAACCTTAACCCTCGAAAGAACCGAAGATACTCTTTCATGGATAGGTCAGCATAAAAAGAGCGACCAGATTCTCTGTGGATTTGCAATGGAAACAGAAGATCTTGAAGCTCATGCCAAGGATAAGCTAGATAGAAAGAATCTCGACCTTATCTGTGCAAACAATGTCAAAGTCGAAGGCGCAGGCTTTGGTGTAGATACAAATGTCATCACTGTTATAACTAAAGATGGTATTGATCATCTTCCTCTTATGAGTAAATTTGATGCAGCAAATGCGATATTAGATAGGTGTAAAAAATAA
- the rsmH gene encoding 16S rRNA (cytosine(1402)-N(4))-methyltransferase RsmH, with amino-acid sequence MEEKQHKRRVHYSGKYPKKFEEKYKEHNPEKYKDTVEHVISKGSTPAGMHISIMVKEILDFLQIQPGQQGLDCTLGYGGHTRKMLEQLQGSGCIYGLDVDPIESKKTTQRLKDAGFGEDIFKFRLINFANIDKVCEEAGKFDFVLADLGVSSMQIDNPERGFSYKIDGPLDLRLDPEHGQSAAERLHSITQEEFEGMMIENSDEPYAKEIASKVFSLMKKGNPMDTTTALKNAIADALWKVDKDEKEQAIKKSCARVFQALRIDVNSEFEVLYAFLEKLPGILKPGGRVAILTFHSGEDRLVKKSFKALKKEGIYSEVSDEVIRPSAEECRVNPRSKSTKMRWAIRSE; translated from the coding sequence ATGGAAGAAAAACAGCACAAAAGAAGAGTCCACTATTCAGGCAAGTACCCCAAAAAGTTTGAAGAAAAGTACAAGGAGCACAATCCTGAAAAATACAAGGACACAGTTGAGCACGTTATAAGCAAGGGCTCAACTCCTGCAGGAATGCATATCTCTATAATGGTTAAAGAGATACTGGACTTTTTACAGATACAGCCTGGGCAGCAGGGGCTTGACTGCACATTGGGCTATGGCGGTCATACCCGCAAGATGTTAGAGCAGCTTCAGGGAAGTGGATGCATATACGGCCTTGACGTAGATCCTATTGAGTCCAAGAAGACTACGCAGAGGTTAAAAGATGCAGGATTTGGCGAGGATATTTTTAAGTTTAGACTCATTAATTTTGCCAATATAGATAAAGTCTGTGAAGAAGCCGGCAAGTTTGATTTTGTTCTTGCTGATCTTGGCGTATCCTCTATGCAGATAGACAATCCCGAAAGAGGCTTTTCATACAAGATCGACGGTCCTCTTGACCTTCGACTCGATCCTGAACACGGCCAGTCTGCAGCAGAAAGACTCCATAGCATCACTCAGGAAGAGTTTGAAGGTATGATGATAGAGAACTCAGATGAGCCTTATGCCAAGGAGATCGCGAGCAAGGTCTTTTCACTTATGAAAAAGGGGAATCCTATGGATACTACGACAGCTTTAAAGAATGCTATCGCTGATGCCCTTTGGAAAGTTGACAAAGATGAGAAAGAGCAGGCTATCAAGAAGAGCTGCGCAAGAGTATTTCAGGCACTTAGAATCGATGTTAACAGCGAATTCGAAGTTCTGTATGCGTTCCTTGAAAAGCTCCCCGGCATACTAAAACCCGGCGGCAGAGTAGCGATACTTACTTTCCACTCAGGAGAGGACAGACTTGTAAAGAAGTCCTTCAAAGCTTTGAAAAAAGAAGGAATATATTCTGAAGTTTCGGATGAAGTAATAAGACCATCTGCAGAAGAATGCAGAGTTAATCCAAGAAGTAAGTCAACCAAAATGAGATGGGCGATTAGAAGTGAATGA
- a CDS encoding DUF1284 domain-containing protein → MSCVFLLYLCVAFTDHMGMVIREFEENPLQKIVLQVETDIVCKNCPNNESGICTSKDKVERYDRGVLEACGLSEGTEISYEKFLKKVREFVIETGRREEICGDCSWDYICRNKSVNRICD, encoded by the coding sequence ATATCGTGTGTATTTTTACTTTATCTTTGTGTTGCTTTCACAGACCATATGGGAATGGTAATACGAGAATTTGAGGAAAATCCATTGCAGAAGATTGTGCTACAAGTTGAGACGGATATTGTATGCAAGAACTGCCCTAATAATGAATCTGGCATCTGTACCAGTAAGGATAAGGTTGAGCGATACGACCGTGGCGTCTTAGAAGCATGTGGACTTAGTGAAGGAACCGAGATCTCATATGAAAAATTTTTGAAAAAAGTCCGAGAATTTGTCATAGAGACAGGCAGGCGAGAAGAAATATGCGGAGATTGTAGCTGGGATTATATTTGTAGGAATAAGAGTGTTAATAGAATATGTGATTAA
- a CDS encoding YccF domain-containing protein translates to MNLIGNLIWIICGGLFSAIGWWLAGILWCITIVGIPVGLQCFKMSSLSLNPFGKEVIDEGGAVSCLLNIIWFFVSGLELAIGNFFIGCVLCVTIIGIPFGMQFFKIARLALFPFGARIVKTTY, encoded by the coding sequence ATGAATCTCATCGGAAACTTAATTTGGATAATATGCGGTGGCTTATTTAGCGCTATAGGATGGTGGCTGGCAGGTATTCTTTGGTGTATCACAATAGTTGGAATTCCTGTCGGTCTGCAATGCTTTAAAATGTCATCATTATCACTAAATCCATTTGGAAAAGAAGTGATAGATGAGGGCGGAGCAGTATCTTGTCTATTAAACATTATCTGGTTCTTTGTATCTGGCTTGGAACTTGCTATTGGGAATTTTTTTATCGGATGCGTTCTTTGCGTTACGATTATTGGAATCCCTTTCGGCATGCAGTTTTTCAAGATCGCCAGATTAGCACTTTTTCCCTTTGGAGCGAGAATAGTGAAGACTACATATTAA
- a CDS encoding sugar ABC transporter ATP-binding protein, giving the protein MSEVLLHAEDIDKRFGITHAVNHVTLDFYKGEIHALIGENGSGKSTFTSMLTGIYEKGGGTFTLEGKEINPKNQVEANYEGVAIIVQEVGTLSGLTVAENIFLGKEDEFTKKGIKNSKAMNKKAQELLDSYGFNHIKATALIDTYNFEERKLIEIVKATHFGPKILVVDETTTALGHEGRAELFKVMKKVRDSGNCVIFISHDLEEVIEQSDNISVLRDGVLINTISAKGATPDDLKKLMVGREMSDNYYRTDYGEEISNEVVLRGEHISVRDELDDFNVELHKGEILGIGGLSECGMHEVGKALFGASYDREGTVTLYDGTRINDIPDAISHSIAYASKDRDTESLVINDTIKDNICLPSIENLKRKKILHDKDMTSFAEKFAKQMSTKMESVNQFVSALSGGNKQKVVLARWIGKDSDIIILDSPTRGIDVKVKADIYSMMDEMRKNGKSIIMISEEIMELIGMSDRILTMKDGKVSGEFKRSKELTDEDLIAKMV; this is encoded by the coding sequence ATGAGCGAAGTACTATTACATGCCGAAGACATAGACAAGCGCTTTGGTATAACACATGCCGTGAATCATGTTACTTTGGACTTTTACAAAGGCGAGATTCACGCGCTTATAGGAGAGAACGGCTCCGGCAAGTCAACATTCACATCGATGCTTACCGGAATATATGAAAAGGGCGGCGGCACTTTTACCCTTGAGGGCAAAGAGATAAATCCCAAGAACCAGGTAGAAGCCAACTATGAAGGCGTGGCGATCATAGTTCAGGAAGTTGGCACACTTTCAGGCCTCACCGTTGCTGAGAATATTTTCTTGGGAAAAGAAGATGAGTTTACCAAAAAAGGTATCAAAAATTCCAAAGCTATGAACAAGAAGGCTCAGGAACTCCTCGACAGCTATGGTTTTAACCACATCAAGGCTACAGCCCTTATTGATACCTATAATTTCGAGGAAAGAAAACTTATCGAAATAGTTAAGGCAACCCACTTCGGACCAAAGATCCTCGTTGTCGATGAGACGACCACAGCTCTTGGACATGAAGGAAGAGCCGAGCTTTTCAAAGTTATGAAGAAGGTAAGGGATAGCGGTAACTGCGTTATTTTCATATCCCATGACCTTGAAGAAGTAATAGAACAGTCTGATAACATATCTGTTCTTCGTGACGGGGTTTTGATCAATACAATATCAGCTAAGGGTGCAACACCTGATGACCTCAAAAAGCTTATGGTTGGTCGCGAGATGAGTGATAACTATTACCGCACCGATTATGGCGAAGAGATAAGCAACGAAGTAGTTCTTCGCGGCGAGCATATAAGCGTAAGGGATGAGCTTGATGACTTCAACGTAGAACTTCATAAGGGTGAGATACTCGGAATCGGCGGTCTGTCTGAATGCGGAATGCATGAAGTCGGCAAGGCCCTCTTCGGAGCTTCCTATGACAGAGAAGGCACCGTGACCTTATATGACGGAACCAGGATCAACGACATCCCGGATGCCATAAGCCACTCCATAGCCTATGCATCCAAGGACAGAGACACCGAATCACTTGTTATTAACGACACCATCAAGGACAACATCTGCCTTCCTTCAATAGAGAATCTTAAGAGAAAAAAGATTCTGCACGACAAGGACATGACAAGCTTTGCAGAAAAGTTCGCCAAGCAGATGTCTACCAAGATGGAGAGTGTCAACCAGTTCGTGTCAGCTCTTTCCGGTGGTAACAAGCAGAAAGTCGTCCTCGCCAGATGGATTGGCAAGGACTCAGATATCATCATCCTTGACTCACCCACAAGAGGAATCGATGTCAAGGTTAAGGCTGATATCTACTCAATGATGGATGAGATGAGAAAAAATGGTAAGTCCATCATTATGATCTCGGAAGAGATCATGGAACTTATCGGTATGAGCGACAGGATTCTGACAATGAAAGATGGTAAAGTAAGCGGCGAATTCAAACGTTCAAAGGAGCTTACAGATGAAGACCTTATTGCAAAGATGGTTTAA
- a CDS encoding ABC transporter permease, whose amino-acid sequence MNKKPRKTLVRGFKDNLPYLLMLLPAIVTVFLFNYLPIYGVLIAFQDFMPGDKIFSDTTIWVGFSNFTRFFSDVQFLPLMKNTFLLCIYGFIIGFPLPIIVSLSLNALRKKKAGKIFQTIFTAPHFISLVVLVGMLQLFFGRYGLVNNIAAGMGLERFSYFLENSAFRPLYILSSNWQDFGWSAVIYIAALSNVDPGQHEAAMIDGASRFQRILHVDIPAIMPMISVMLIMSIGGLMGVGYEKALLMQTDGNLAVSELIATYVYKKGLTGVPDQAYATAIGLFNSVINVVLLIIANTLSKRFSENSLW is encoded by the coding sequence ATGAATAAAAAGCCTAGAAAGACGTTGGTGCGTGGGTTTAAGGATAATCTTCCTTATCTTCTTATGCTACTACCTGCCATTGTAACTGTTTTTCTTTTTAACTATCTGCCGATATATGGAGTTCTTATCGCTTTTCAGGACTTTATGCCCGGCGACAAGATTTTTTCAGACACAACCATATGGGTAGGATTTAGTAACTTTACAAGATTCTTTAGTGATGTTCAGTTCCTGCCGCTTATGAAAAACACTTTTTTATTGTGTATCTATGGTTTTATCATTGGTTTTCCACTTCCAATAATTGTTTCGCTTTCACTTAATGCACTTAGAAAAAAGAAAGCAGGCAAGATATTCCAGACCATTTTTACAGCGCCGCATTTTATATCTCTTGTAGTACTTGTTGGTATGCTGCAGCTCTTCTTCGGAAGATATGGACTGGTCAACAATATAGCGGCCGGTATGGGGCTTGAGAGATTCTCTTATTTCCTTGAAAACTCAGCTTTCAGACCTTTGTATATCTTGTCCAGTAACTGGCAGGATTTTGGATGGAGTGCAGTGATCTATATTGCAGCTTTATCTAACGTGGATCCGGGTCAGCACGAAGCTGCTATGATCGACGGTGCCAGCAGATTCCAGAGGATACTTCATGTTGATATTCCTGCGATCATGCCTATGATAAGCGTGATGCTGATCATGTCCATCGGCGGTCTTATGGGAGTTGGTTATGAGAAAGCTCTTCTAATGCAGACAGACGGTAACCTTGCCGTGAGCGAACTTATAGCAACTTATGTATATAAGAAGGGTCTTACAGGAGTTCCTGATCAGGCATATGCTACAGCAATCGGACTTTTTAACTCGGTTATCAATGTGGTACTTCTGATCATTGCCAATACGCTTTCGAAGCGTTTTTCTGAGAACTCTCTTTGGTGA
- a CDS encoding carbohydrate ABC transporter permease, with translation MDNSISNTSALNKEKALKIRKTFKKISFGDRVFYFFNTLFLTLLALIILYPVYFIIIASISDPDAVLGGQVYLYPVKITLDGFEKILHRNDIWTGYLNTIWYTVITVVLSLAVTIPAGWALSRKKLPGRKFWMVFFIIPMFFGGGLIPFYNVMSSLHLINSQWAIILPAILSVWNLFMTKTFFESSIPEGLLEAARIDGAGKFRTFYSIVLPLAKPIIAVMALYYAVGQWNSYFNAMIFLQDETKYPLQLVLKEILIASESTVGGSGETILQQYRLANQLKYVSVIVSSIPVLCLYPFVQKYFAQGVMLGSLKD, from the coding sequence ATGGATAATTCTATCAGCAATACTTCTGCTTTAAATAAAGAGAAAGCTCTAAAAATAAGAAAAACATTCAAGAAGATATCGTTTGGAGATAGAGTATTCTATTTTTTCAATACTTTGTTTCTGACACTGCTTGCACTGATAATCCTGTATCCTGTTTATTTTATCATCATCGCATCTATATCAGATCCGGATGCAGTTTTGGGTGGTCAGGTTTATCTATATCCTGTCAAGATCACACTTGATGGATTTGAGAAGATACTTCACAGAAACGATATCTGGACAGGTTATCTGAATACTATCTGGTACACAGTGATCACTGTGGTGTTGTCACTTGCTGTAACGATTCCGGCAGGATGGGCTCTTAGCAGGAAGAAACTTCCGGGCAGGAAATTCTGGATGGTCTTTTTTATAATTCCCATGTTCTTCGGAGGTGGTCTTATTCCTTTTTACAATGTTATGAGCAGTCTCCATCTTATCAATTCACAGTGGGCTATCATACTTCCGGCTATCCTGTCTGTATGGAATCTGTTCATGACCAAGACTTTCTTCGAGTCTTCGATCCCTGAAGGATTATTGGAAGCGGCCAGAATTGATGGTGCGGGGAAGTTCAGGACTTTCTATTCTATAGTACTGCCACTTGCCAAACCTATCATTGCGGTTATGGCACTATACTACGCGGTAGGTCAGTGGAACAGCTACTTTAATGCGATGATCTTTTTGCAGGATGAGACCAAGTATCCGCTTCAGCTTGTACTTAAAGAGATACTGATCGCATCAGAAAGCACGGTAGGAGGCAGCGGAGAGACAATACTGCAGCAGTACAGACTTGCTAACCAGCTCAAATACGTATCGGTTATCGTATCAAGTATTCCGGTTCTGTGCTTATATCCTTTTGTTCAGAAATATTTTGCACAGGGTGTAATGCTTGGATCTCTTAAAGACTGA
- a CDS encoding ABC transporter permease: protein MSDFAIMNKKGKSDVSFFDKNTLRTAMPFIGFLLICLIFYILTGGKIFAAANIKLLFSQTYMLMIASSGVFMVMTMGGLDFSQGSMLGVCSIVICYLSNYNIVLAMLGGVAVGGLVGLINGYFNVKRKITSFIVTICMMYLLRGVVAYATTKSPVYGVSDIAKYNTLGFNLTFTVIILLVLFVAFTYTGLGNRLKAIGAGETAARFAGIRVERTKMLIYILAGCVTGLAAFINSVKVGSVTSTAGNQLETQIMIALVLGGMPVNGGAKVKFYNIILGVFTYKILASGLVMMGLTSQIQQLLLGIIFLVEVAIFSDRKTGMIVK from the coding sequence ATGAGCGATTTTGCTATTATGAATAAAAAGGGAAAATCTGATGTTTCCTTCTTTGACAAAAATACATTAAGAACTGCAATGCCCTTCATAGGATTCCTTCTTATCTGCCTTATCTTTTATATACTTACAGGCGGTAAGATATTTGCTGCAGCTAATATAAAACTCCTCTTCAGTCAGACTTACATGCTGATGATAGCATCTTCCGGAGTATTCATGGTAATGACAATGGGCGGACTCGACTTTTCCCAAGGTTCAATGCTGGGTGTATGCTCAATCGTCATATGTTACCTCTCCAACTACAACATAGTGCTCGCCATGCTCGGCGGCGTTGCAGTCGGCGGACTTGTAGGACTTATAAACGGATACTTTAACGTTAAGCGCAAGATCACATCATTCATCGTTACTATCTGTATGATGTACCTGCTGCGCGGCGTTGTAGCATACGCAACCACCAAGTCCCCTGTATATGGCGTAAGCGACATTGCCAAGTACAACACACTTGGATTTAACCTCACATTTACAGTGATCATTCTCCTGGTGCTCTTTGTAGCCTTCACCTACACAGGTCTTGGCAACAGACTTAAAGCCATCGGCGCAGGCGAAACCGCCGCAAGATTCGCGGGTATCAGAGTTGAAAGAACCAAGATGCTCATCTACATTCTTGCTGGCTGCGTAACAGGACTTGCAGCATTCATTAACTCAGTAAAAGTCGGTTCCGTAACATCAACAGCCGGTAACCAGCTTGAAACCCAGATCATGATCGCCCTCGTACTCGGCGGAATGCCCGTAAATGGCGGCGCTAAAGTTAAATTCTACAACATCATCCTGGGCGTATTTACTTATAAGATACTTGCATCCGGCCTTGTAATGATGGGCCTTACATCTCAGATCCAGCAGCTGCTCCTCGGAATCATCTTCCTCGTAGAGGTAGCGATCTTCTCAGATAGAAAGACGGGAATGATCGTGAAGTAA
- a CDS encoding LacI family DNA-binding transcriptional regulator has protein sequence MANNKVTMQDIADACGLSRNTVSKVFNGRGNVPSNTRNHILKKAEELGYKAIPSEKVFQQSSHGKVIALLSNKLPAEYHFGTYFVTTFTDRICRAGYNLKMFEISSEELKRKELPPHFIPDQTAGIVGIEMFDQDYLDYICKLGIPTIMLDSPTHAFKKLMGCDFVAMESRAGIIEIVNYIISKGAGKIGFYGDCEHCGSFYDRWIGYRTALIDAGIDYNEDYCILDPDASPYADTDWIVSRLNKMKELPDAFVCANDFLAAHLMNALKKMGLSIPGDIMVTGFDGTPQASIVEPALTTVQIPSVEIGRISAEVLLRRIGNPGIPYSWTHVECTPMFRNSTRK, from the coding sequence ATGGCCAACAATAAAGTGACTATGCAGGATATCGCAGACGCCTGCGGATTATCCAGAAATACAGTATCCAAAGTTTTCAACGGACGAGGTAATGTCCCTTCAAATACACGTAATCATATATTAAAAAAAGCTGAGGAGCTCGGATACAAAGCCATCCCCAGCGAAAAAGTCTTCCAGCAGTCTTCTCATGGAAAGGTAATCGCACTTCTTTCCAATAAGCTCCCTGCTGAATACCATTTTGGTACATATTTTGTTACTACTTTTACAGACAGGATATGCAGAGCAGGTTATAACCTTAAGATGTTCGAGATATCTTCAGAAGAGCTTAAACGAAAAGAGCTGCCGCCCCATTTCATCCCGGATCAGACCGCCGGAATAGTGGGAATAGAGATGTTTGATCAAGACTATCTTGATTATATATGTAAGCTCGGAATCCCTACGATAATGCTCGACAGTCCCACACACGCTTTCAAAAAGCTCATGGGATGCGACTTCGTAGCTATGGAAAGTCGCGCAGGAATCATAGAAATAGTAAACTATATTATAAGTAAAGGTGCCGGAAAGATTGGATTCTACGGCGATTGTGAACACTGCGGAAGTTTCTATGACAGATGGATAGGATACCGGACAGCCCTTATAGATGCCGGCATAGATTATAACGAAGATTACTGCATCTTAGATCCGGATGCATCTCCATACGCAGACACAGACTGGATCGTATCAAGACTTAATAAGATGAAAGAGCTGCCGGATGCCTTTGTATGCGCAAATGACTTCCTTGCAGCCCATCTAATGAATGCTCTTAAAAAGATGGGATTATCTATTCCGGGCGACATAATGGTAACAGGATTCGACGGAACACCTCAGGCCTCTATCGTAGAGCCTGCACTTACAACCGTCCAGATCCCCAGTGTAGAGATAGGCCGCATCTCAGCAGAAGTTCTCCTTAGAAGGATCGGCAATCCCGGCATTCCCTACAGCTGGACCCATGTAGAATGCACACCCATGTTCAGAAACAGCACCAGAAAATGA
- a CDS encoding YunG family protein: MKREFKFYGWDSCDVSPVNEDYDVIADPKEMYVILTEIWSKDTCAPRLRDGWSKENMTLGQCSITAFLVQDVFGGEVYGIPREGGNFHCYNVVDGHVFDLTSEQFGDEVLSYEGNPEQLREDHFASAEKYERYKLLKSGFDKLVQKHRQLKLIDGAARGDVNAAAGLARGYFDGSFGEVNKAKAKKWASYAAKHGSVEAQELLSKL, translated from the coding sequence ATGAAAAGAGAGTTTAAATTCTACGGATGGGACAGCTGCGATGTCTCACCTGTTAATGAAGATTATGATGTTATAGCAGATCCTAAGGAGATGTATGTGATCCTGACTGAGATCTGGAGCAAGGATACCTGTGCACCGAGGCTTCGAGATGGATGGTCCAAGGAGAATATGACTCTGGGGCAGTGCTCTATAACAGCATTCCTGGTACAGGATGTGTTCGGAGGAGAAGTATACGGCATACCCAGAGAGGGCGGCAATTTCCACTGTTATAACGTTGTAGACGGTCATGTTTTTGATCTTACAAGTGAACAGTTTGGAGATGAAGTCCTTTCATATGAGGGCAATCCTGAGCAGCTTCGAGAGGATCATTTTGCAAGTGCTGAGAAGTATGAGCGTTATAAGCTTCTTAAAAGCGGATTTGATAAGCTTGTTCAAAAGCACAGACAGCTTAAACTTATCGACGGCGCTGCAAGAGGCGATGTAAATGCAGCTGCAGGACTGGCAAGGGGATACTTCGATGGAAGCTTTGGTGAAGTTAATAAGGCTAAAGCCAAGAAGTGGGCTTCATATGCAGCTAAGCATGGCAGTGTAGAGGCACAGGAGCTTCTGAGTAAGCTTTGA
- a CDS encoding type III pantothenate kinase: MILVFDIGNSNITIGAYDKDELAFTARLITDSELDAESYADKIQGILFARQKTAEDIVGAAVCSVVPAVTRTISMAVEKLSGSKPLIVDSSTDYGLKICMDNPRKVGTDLLVGASCAAFKYEAPLCVIDLGTFTTLCYVSSNLEYQGTIIIPGIRTTGDSYSRGAQLFEFEIKSPGQLLGTNTEGSMLSGLMHGTSAMLDGLLDRIEQEKGELKSIVITGGFSEMIEPLLQHKVIIDEELLLSGLLRLYYSNIFG, translated from the coding sequence ATGATTTTAGTTTTTGATATAGGTAATTCAAATATTACAATAGGCGCTTATGACAAAGATGAGCTTGCTTTCACAGCAAGACTCATTACAGATAGTGAACTGGATGCTGAGTCCTATGCAGATAAGATACAGGGGATTCTTTTTGCAAGACAAAAGACAGCTGAGGACATCGTTGGAGCTGCTGTATGCAGTGTAGTTCCTGCTGTGACAAGGACTATATCCATGGCAGTTGAGAAGTTGTCAGGAAGTAAGCCGCTTATAGTAGATTCAAGTACGGATTATGGTCTTAAGATCTGCATGGACAATCCAAGGAAAGTCGGAACTGACCTTCTGGTGGGAGCTTCCTGCGCTGCCTTCAAGTACGAGGCACCTCTTTGCGTTATAGATCTTGGGACTTTCACTACTTTGTGCTATGTAAGCAGTAACCTTGAGTATCAGGGGACTATCATAATCCCCGGAATAAGGACTACAGGAGATTCATATTCAAGAGGCGCTCAGCTCTTTGAGTTCGAGATTAAAAGTCCGGGGCAGCTCCTTGGAACTAATACAGAAGGCAGTATGCTATCAGGACTTATGCATGGGACTTCCGCTATGCTGGACGGACTTCTGGACAGAATAGAACAGGAGAAGGGAGAACTTAAGAGCATAGTAATAACGGGCGGATTTTCTGAGATGATAGAGCCTTTGTTACAGCATAAGGTTATCATCGATGAAGAGCTGTTATTAAGCGGTCTTCTAAGGCTTTATTATAGCAATATCTTTGGATGA